A window of the Isosphaera pallida ATCC 43644 genome harbors these coding sequences:
- the tyrS gene encoding tyrosine--tRNA ligase has translation MSDPSPAPHAGPPSIPSGVFLSAAEQWAILRRGVEAVVPEEELRRKLERSVAERRPLRVKYGIDPTGINVHLGHTVPLRKLRQFQDLGHTAVIIIGNSTALVGDPSGRDETRARLTRDQVEANARDYLAQVGRIIDLSRAEVHHNGDWFNTWTFLDVLDLARRVTVSQLIERDDFAKRLKAGKAVFLHECLYPLMQGWDSVEVKADVELGGSEQLFSLMLARDLQKEQGLEPQVALTMPILVGTDGTRRMGKSLGNDIGVSESPENQFGKLMSIPDEPMRQYFTLLTDLPADEVDRLLGPDVNPRDAKEVLARAIVTQYHGAEAAERAATEFRKRAERIDPDEIPQVNLERAALDAEGRMMAAKLVVALKLESSNSAARRLIEQGGVTIGPHRQVLTEPTGLIQVTPGLIVRVGKRKIAQVNLI, from the coding sequence GTGTCCGACCCCTCCCCAGCCCCTCATGCCGGTCCGCCCTCGATCCCATCCGGCGTTTTCCTCTCGGCCGCGGAACAATGGGCCATCCTCCGCCGCGGAGTCGAAGCGGTCGTCCCCGAAGAGGAACTGCGCCGCAAACTGGAACGCTCGGTCGCAGAACGCCGTCCCCTCCGGGTCAAGTACGGCATCGACCCCACGGGCATCAATGTCCACCTCGGCCATACCGTTCCCCTACGCAAGCTCCGCCAGTTCCAAGACCTGGGCCACACTGCCGTGATCATCATCGGCAACTCCACGGCGCTCGTCGGCGACCCCTCCGGTCGCGACGAAACCCGCGCCAGGCTGACCCGTGACCAGGTCGAGGCCAACGCCCGCGACTATCTTGCCCAGGTCGGACGAATCATCGACCTCAGCCGCGCCGAGGTCCACCACAACGGCGATTGGTTCAACACCTGGACGTTTCTTGACGTGCTGGATTTGGCCCGCCGGGTCACTGTCTCCCAACTCATCGAGCGGGACGACTTCGCCAAGCGTCTCAAAGCCGGCAAGGCGGTTTTTCTTCACGAATGCCTCTACCCCTTGATGCAAGGCTGGGACTCGGTTGAGGTCAAGGCCGACGTCGAACTCGGCGGATCGGAGCAACTCTTCAGCCTGATGCTGGCCCGCGACCTTCAGAAAGAACAGGGTCTGGAACCCCAAGTCGCCCTCACCATGCCGATCCTGGTCGGCACTGACGGAACCCGCCGCATGGGCAAGAGCCTGGGCAACGACATTGGCGTGAGCGAATCACCCGAGAATCAGTTCGGCAAGCTCATGAGCATCCCCGACGAACCGATGCGGCAATACTTCACCCTGCTAACTGACCTGCCCGCTGACGAAGTGGATCGTCTGCTCGGTCCCGACGTCAACCCCCGCGACGCTAAAGAGGTGCTCGCCCGCGCCATCGTCACCCAGTACCACGGCGCGGAAGCCGCCGAACGCGCTGCGACCGAGTTCCGCAAACGCGCCGAACGAATCGACCCTGACGAGATCCCCCAAGTCAACCTGGAACGCGCGGCCCTTGACGCCGAAGGTCGGATGATGGCCGCCAAACTCGTGGTAGCGCTGAAGCTGGAAAGCAGCAACTCCGCAGCACGTCGCCTGATCGAACAAGGTGGCGTCACTATCGGACCCCACCGCCAAGTCCTCACCGAGCCGACTGGCTTGATCCAAGTGACTCCCGGCCTCATCGTTCGGGTCGGTAAACGCAAAATCGCTCAGGTCAACTTAATTTAG
- a CDS encoding CPBP family intramembrane glutamic endopeptidase, with protein MLYLLGLVTFVLIAWGWAIHRLRTRGRLVDPVGLPRPSWPSWMVPVFLIGYVSALIVGTSAWLAWVLDQPPDAEDLPPQLTIQASIAGNLAVMLVLGGLTLAIRFGRPASRELGLDLDRRGFQRAVGVGVGGVLLVLPWVYAVGWMATWVWPETTHPLEEMLRERQDWTTLGLAILAGCVLAPLTEEWLFRGILLPMFTRWGCRVFTQAQAVADERGVQDNQNLGSRESESGGLGGPNDSVTSSWVGAVVTREPATTGLDRERLEAGRGGPAFWIANVLVALLFAALHATEWPAPVPIFVLALGLGEMARQAGSVLAPIVAHVLFNANSVVLVIVTGAASPDQVSGSPNADPPAVVTSVETLSG; from the coding sequence GTGCTGTATCTTTTGGGACTGGTGACATTCGTGTTGATCGCGTGGGGATGGGCGATCCACCGCTTGAGAACTCGGGGCCGTCTGGTCGATCCGGTGGGGTTGCCTCGTCCGAGTTGGCCAAGTTGGATGGTTCCAGTGTTTCTGATCGGCTACGTCTCGGCGTTGATCGTGGGGACCAGCGCGTGGTTGGCATGGGTGTTGGATCAACCGCCGGATGCCGAGGACTTGCCGCCCCAGCTGACAATACAGGCGTCGATCGCCGGCAATTTGGCGGTGATGTTGGTTTTGGGGGGACTGACTCTGGCGATCCGGTTTGGAAGGCCCGCGTCGCGTGAGTTGGGGCTCGATTTGGACCGGCGCGGCTTTCAGCGCGCGGTGGGCGTTGGCGTGGGGGGCGTGTTGCTGGTGTTGCCCTGGGTGTACGCAGTGGGCTGGATGGCCACATGGGTTTGGCCCGAGACGACACATCCCTTGGAGGAGATGTTGCGCGAGAGGCAGGACTGGACCACCTTGGGGTTGGCGATTCTGGCCGGATGCGTGCTGGCCCCGTTGACGGAGGAGTGGTTGTTTCGGGGCATTCTGCTGCCGATGTTCACCCGGTGGGGTTGCCGTGTGTTCACCCAAGCCCAAGCCGTCGCTGATGAACGGGGCGTTCAAGACAATCAGAATCTGGGAAGTCGTGAAAGTGAAAGTGGAGGTTTAGGGGGACCGAACGATTCGGTCACCTCATCGTGGGTGGGAGCGGTGGTGACCCGGGAACCCGCCACGACCGGGTTGGACAGGGAACGCTTGGAGGCAGGGCGAGGTGGGCCAGCCTTTTGGATCGCCAACGTGTTGGTGGCGTTGCTGTTCGCAGCGCTCCATGCAACCGAATGGCCTGCGCCAGTGCCGATTTTTGTGTTGGCCCTGGGGTTGGGGGAAATGGCCCGGCAGGCTGGTTCGGTGTTGGCACCCATCGTAGCGCATGTTCTTTTCAACGCTAACTCGGTGGTTCTGGTGATCGTGACAGGGGCTGCTTCACCGGACCAAGTGAGCGGGTCGCCCAACGCCGATCCGCCGGCGGTCGTGACGTCGGTTGAAACGTTGAGTGGATGA
- a CDS encoding bifunctional serine/threonine-protein kinase/formylglycine-generating enzyme family protein — MTDWREADEETRNLLLGLLALHEGWLDESQLINTYSAWVQTGSDRFEAMLSAYNRLDTSQLVRLFTMAADVLKRHQGDLHACAEELGQSALLSLLQSRFGRPDGPPVSEGVSGSETLDTHQLQQADTVDRSSESPPSLKTTPHESARPSSEISPSSSQLDLARFSTAETVQVSRPSASGSSNFPLPSHNPRPDDDGGNPTVNATLPTRDASTHAAPPPNEGRSPLSALLGGSTGNAGDLTPPPSTPDRFFHDSESAGDSPQTPQVPIHSSPPNRNTPASDTPKGCSPEPPFETSTIPAHFPLTSEARENQQTRESLTGNRARWALSTPQRFQIGHFFKSGGLGDLFHATDRKLDRPVVAKFIKPSKAIPKACREFIREAKITGSLEHPGVVPVYDLDNTESGLPFYTMRLIDGESLEDHLKPFHQLLNHCLGERERRVRYSELLIRFMDVCDTIAYAHSRGIVHRDIKPANIMIGRYGETIVLDWGLARRVRRVRELFGDRSAVLASVSAVSPSDSLEEAAYRSTRNVSAAHSSQTTPTPISPPKQSVTDHRDAGGPIGHHADERTLDQTISSTNLESTPAADSPSHSASSHQTQSHPNPPSDSLEETIEFAHSPLSAEIPSMSGSVRLDPGMTAAARWEDGKLVINNPLLTQEDEDEGDFIKGTPEFMSPEQALGLNREIDHYSDIYSLGVTLYQVLVGRKAFGERGTEPLESVLQKVIQGIFPPPRAVNPHVPRPLEAICLKAMATAPQDRYASVRDLKNDLSLWIADEPVSAYREPWYQRLFRHYRKHQSSYQAAVAAIAVLIAALIVFGLALGTIRTAEKDRADVRLWVSTESDQQFQELTRTRLSPNGSKSIPISQIEPLLIEQLRTPQFEKDRSRRVRAAVWLALFATAPPPDGLDYNREFLTHLDALSPQQIPTLVELFQQSPPLRRDAIRRQLEQWLAQEQTNNPGRLQAAALLCAPLPTSLDSTGKAAIVPDPTSPAFEYELNEHQVAWIVADLVEQPIGEIQSWTRLFLNQAERIRPRLLSDYRQTKTSQQRFILIEYYLAFCENDLSALVDPLPFVASEDFVKLFNALRRRMSEPGSLSAFQREAIIQRLRAAASSMSLETTIRLQSPQASDGVEIRFPADLDDLIKRPGMVWSKRGWVAADLNRRELERLDQALSRRGYRLIRCRPWRSSLGLRFAGVWDRPHRDKPRSPSWELEPELDPQLNLHPSNQQVASIESPVLKTHLAKRRAEGWRLIDASFTPSHDVPNQLPTLDAVRLCLLWHRDDPSDPPAPTTTLTLLPRISEDLTQLIRLDHLTTSDQHELFLVLEEEGRSSRIVSDADLGMIRALELEGEAPIDLTIEPVPPAPPHQTELIERLNPLLGIEAAGGVLKSNARINDGETPKREKRQNRVAPLTYRAWGLAMWGLWTRAGRDVLIARSDEMSLHRKWINDAMIDAAADREVEGLWRLQGRLDHQPKAAHPEAAQGVAWGRVAKIVESVRPKVAKTLLEGAARALVQAERNGFGNLPKLMGQTLPWAFQHDKEFQTMLARLQADQTHRLVLDNAPDRRGYILLFDLPRPDHASAQLATSPKTLVAPPDQAIPTTAAVLNHQGRIRFASVWQQILPPPETCREPNLQLAQTALALLLLDHDELALRSLRLDADPTLRHRLIERLETVMPELCARDHLLPLLSRLANPNDFESVDPGIVQGLILALEALTPHPQRDDASSPPPDAIELLKRIHRDHPHAGVHSAAEWLLNRWGQQSYLDAFLQSRAGRKPDEHFDWMVNSAGMTMIRVRVPREPIEVGLAPPELILERPREERLRYLTRRHRLVLPIDFAVSAHEVRLREYRRSLGQESVNDSKRSGDIPAQSLSLTDALRFCQWLNHCELADQPNALPPYQRDNPTPRDTNFNEPVLDELILDDHWRVLGGYRPWTRGEAEYATRAGSTGLTFFGDDLSLADRYVWFADNTELRPKPVGLSRPNAWGLFDTLGNMSEWTFTPRDDVDLNRSLGRDPLWDGRSIRPDHPFTDETLVEVMATSFRSNRSELRSGLVFQEGFGRLSEAIGFRVARGLPEGRW; from the coding sequence ATGACGGATTGGCGCGAGGCGGACGAAGAAACGCGGAACCTGCTGCTAGGTTTGCTGGCTCTTCACGAAGGTTGGCTCGACGAATCGCAGCTTATCAACACCTACTCGGCCTGGGTCCAAACCGGTTCAGATCGGTTCGAGGCGATGCTGTCGGCATACAACCGCCTGGACACCAGCCAATTGGTGCGTCTTTTCACGATGGCCGCCGATGTTCTAAAACGGCATCAAGGCGACCTTCACGCCTGCGCTGAGGAACTTGGCCAAAGCGCCCTGTTGAGTTTGCTCCAGAGTCGGTTTGGTCGTCCCGACGGCCCGCCCGTTTCGGAGGGGGTCTCCGGCTCGGAGACCCTCGACACCCATCAACTCCAACAGGCCGACACGGTTGATCGATCCAGCGAGTCGCCTCCTTCCCTCAAGACAACTCCGCACGAATCGGCGCGACCATCCTCTGAAATCTCGCCATCGTCGTCGCAACTCGATCTAGCACGATTCTCGACGGCTGAGACCGTCCAGGTCTCGCGCCCGTCGGCTTCGGGCAGTTCCAATTTCCCGCTCCCCTCCCACAACCCACGCCCAGATGACGATGGCGGTAATCCCACGGTGAATGCCACTTTGCCGACAAGGGACGCCTCCACCCACGCCGCTCCCCCACCCAACGAGGGACGGTCGCCACTCTCCGCACTCTTAGGCGGTTCGACCGGCAACGCCGGGGATCTCACGCCGCCACCCTCTACGCCGGACCGCTTCTTTCACGACTCAGAAAGCGCCGGCGATTCTCCTCAGACGCCTCAAGTCCCCATTCATTCCTCCCCACCCAACCGCAACACCCCGGCTTCCGACACTCCCAAAGGCTGCTCCCCCGAGCCTCCATTCGAGACCTCGACAATCCCCGCGCATTTCCCCTTGACCAGCGAAGCGAGAGAGAACCAGCAGACGCGGGAGAGCCTCACCGGAAACCGCGCCCGTTGGGCTTTATCTACGCCCCAACGGTTCCAAATCGGCCATTTTTTCAAAAGCGGCGGGTTAGGTGACCTGTTCCACGCCACCGATCGGAAGCTCGATCGCCCGGTGGTCGCCAAGTTCATCAAGCCCAGCAAGGCGATTCCCAAAGCGTGTCGCGAATTCATCCGCGAAGCTAAAATCACCGGCTCTCTGGAACACCCCGGGGTCGTCCCGGTCTATGACCTAGACAACACCGAATCGGGTCTGCCGTTTTACACCATGCGGCTCATCGACGGCGAAAGCCTGGAGGATCACCTCAAGCCCTTTCATCAACTGCTCAACCATTGTCTCGGCGAGAGGGAACGTCGGGTCCGCTATTCGGAACTCCTGATTCGATTCATGGATGTATGTGACACGATCGCTTACGCCCACTCCAGAGGGATTGTCCACCGCGACATCAAGCCAGCCAATATCATGATTGGCCGATATGGAGAAACGATCGTGCTGGATTGGGGTCTGGCGCGACGGGTAAGACGAGTCCGCGAGTTGTTCGGCGATCGCAGCGCGGTTCTCGCCTCGGTGTCAGCCGTCTCGCCATCGGACAGCTTAGAGGAAGCGGCCTACCGCTCAACCCGAAACGTTTCGGCGGCCCACTCGTCTCAAACTACACCTACCCCCATCTCCCCGCCCAAGCAATCGGTCACTGACCATCGGGACGCGGGCGGGCCGATTGGCCACCATGCCGATGAGCGAACCTTGGACCAAACCATTTCCTCCACCAACCTAGAATCCACACCCGCCGCCGATTCCCCGTCCCATTCGGCGTCGTCCCATCAAACCCAATCCCATCCCAACCCCCCTTCTGATTCACTTGAAGAGACCATTGAGTTCGCTCATTCCCCCCTGAGCGCTGAGATTCCCTCAATGAGTGGATCGGTCAGGCTCGACCCGGGAATGACCGCCGCAGCGCGTTGGGAGGATGGCAAACTGGTTATCAACAATCCGCTGCTCACCCAGGAGGATGAGGACGAGGGAGATTTCATCAAAGGCACCCCTGAGTTTATGAGTCCCGAGCAGGCACTAGGACTCAATCGCGAAATCGATCATTACAGCGATATTTACAGTCTGGGCGTCACGCTTTATCAGGTGCTAGTCGGTCGCAAGGCGTTCGGTGAACGAGGAACCGAACCTCTGGAGTCGGTGCTGCAAAAGGTGATCCAAGGGATTTTCCCGCCTCCCCGCGCCGTCAACCCCCATGTGCCGCGTCCTCTGGAGGCGATTTGTCTCAAGGCGATGGCGACTGCGCCACAGGACCGTTACGCCAGCGTCCGCGATCTCAAGAACGATTTGAGCCTTTGGATCGCCGACGAACCGGTTTCCGCCTACCGCGAACCTTGGTACCAACGGTTGTTCCGGCACTATCGCAAGCACCAATCCTCCTACCAAGCCGCCGTCGCCGCCATCGCGGTGCTGATCGCCGCTCTGATCGTATTCGGCCTGGCGCTAGGCACGATCCGCACAGCGGAAAAGGACCGCGCTGATGTGCGGCTCTGGGTCTCCACCGAAAGTGATCAACAGTTCCAGGAATTGACTCGAACGCGCTTAAGTCCCAACGGTTCCAAGTCGATTCCCATCTCGCAGATTGAACCCCTTCTCATCGAACAACTCCGCACCCCGCAATTTGAGAAGGATCGATCACGGCGCGTCCGAGCCGCCGTCTGGTTGGCTCTCTTCGCCACTGCCCCGCCCCCAGACGGCCTTGACTACAACCGCGAGTTCCTTACGCATCTCGACGCCCTCTCACCTCAACAAATCCCCACCCTGGTTGAACTTTTCCAACAATCCCCTCCCCTGCGGCGTGACGCGATCCGCCGGCAATTGGAGCAGTGGCTCGCCCAGGAGCAAACCAATAACCCCGGACGCCTCCAAGCCGCCGCCCTCCTCTGCGCACCACTACCCACCTCCCTCGACTCGACCGGAAAAGCGGCAATTGTCCCGGATCCAACCAGTCCAGCATTCGAGTATGAGCTCAACGAACACCAAGTCGCCTGGATCGTCGCCGACCTTGTTGAACAACCGATCGGCGAAATCCAATCCTGGACCCGGTTGTTTCTCAATCAGGCCGAACGGATCCGACCACGATTGCTGAGCGATTATCGTCAGACCAAAACGAGCCAACAACGCTTCATCCTCATCGAATATTATCTCGCGTTTTGCGAAAACGACCTTTCCGCCCTGGTGGATCCCTTGCCGTTCGTCGCGTCGGAGGACTTTGTCAAACTCTTCAACGCCTTGAGGCGTCGGATGAGTGAACCGGGCTCGCTCTCGGCGTTCCAACGCGAAGCGATCATCCAACGTTTGAGAGCGGCTGCCAGCAGCATGTCATTGGAGACTACGATTCGCCTACAGTCGCCCCAGGCATCCGACGGGGTCGAGATTCGCTTCCCCGCCGATCTTGACGACTTGATCAAACGACCTGGCATGGTCTGGTCCAAACGGGGTTGGGTCGCCGCCGACCTCAACCGCCGCGAATTGGAACGGCTCGATCAGGCTCTCAGCCGTCGCGGCTATCGCCTAATCCGTTGCCGGCCCTGGCGAAGTTCTCTGGGTCTGCGATTCGCTGGCGTTTGGGATCGCCCCCACCGCGACAAGCCCCGCTCACCTTCCTGGGAACTCGAACCCGAGCTCGACCCCCAACTCAATCTGCACCCTTCCAACCAACAGGTTGCATCGATCGAGTCGCCAGTCCTCAAGACACATCTAGCCAAACGACGCGCTGAGGGCTGGCGACTGATCGACGCCTCCTTCACCCCGTCGCACGACGTTCCAAATCAGCTACCAACCCTTGACGCGGTTCGGTTGTGTCTCCTCTGGCATCGAGACGACCCAAGCGACCCCCCTGCACCGACAACCACGTTGACGTTGCTTCCCAGAATTAGCGAAGATCTCACCCAACTCATTCGACTTGATCACCTCACCACTTCTGATCAACACGAACTCTTTCTGGTCCTCGAGGAGGAAGGTCGATCCAGTCGGATCGTCTCCGATGCGGATCTGGGAATGATTCGCGCTTTGGAGCTCGAAGGGGAAGCCCCGATCGACCTGACGATCGAACCGGTTCCACCGGCACCACCGCATCAGACCGAGTTGATCGAACGACTCAATCCCCTTCTCGGCATCGAAGCGGCTGGCGGCGTGTTGAAGTCGAACGCTCGAATCAACGACGGCGAGACTCCTAAACGCGAGAAGCGCCAAAATCGTGTCGCTCCGCTCACCTATCGGGCTTGGGGTCTGGCGATGTGGGGTCTCTGGACTCGGGCCGGGCGAGACGTGCTGATAGCGCGTTCCGACGAAATGTCCCTCCATCGCAAATGGATCAACGACGCCATGATCGACGCGGCCGCCGATCGGGAAGTCGAGGGTCTCTGGAGGCTTCAAGGCCGCCTAGATCACCAACCCAAGGCGGCTCATCCCGAAGCCGCTCAAGGTGTGGCCTGGGGCCGCGTCGCCAAGATCGTGGAATCGGTTCGACCCAAGGTGGCCAAGACCTTGCTGGAGGGTGCCGCACGCGCCTTGGTCCAAGCCGAACGCAATGGCTTCGGCAACCTGCCCAAACTCATGGGTCAAACCTTGCCGTGGGCTTTCCAGCATGACAAGGAATTCCAAACAATGCTGGCCCGTCTCCAGGCCGATCAGACCCACCGCCTGGTCCTCGACAACGCGCCGGACCGTCGCGGCTACATCCTGCTGTTTGACCTGCCCCGACCTGACCACGCTTCCGCCCAACTCGCCACTTCGCCTAAGACCCTGGTTGCTCCCCCCGACCAGGCGATTCCCACCACCGCGGCCGTTCTCAACCACCAGGGACGCATCCGGTTCGCTTCGGTCTGGCAGCAGATTCTTCCTCCGCCAGAGACCTGCCGCGAACCCAATCTTCAGCTGGCTCAAACCGCCCTGGCGCTCCTGCTGCTAGACCACGACGAGTTGGCGCTACGATCGCTTCGCCTCGACGCGGATCCCACCTTGCGACATCGACTCATCGAGCGCTTGGAAACCGTCATGCCTGAACTCTGCGCGCGGGACCATCTCCTGCCCTTGCTGAGTCGCCTCGCCAACCCCAATGACTTTGAATCGGTTGATCCTGGAATTGTCCAAGGTTTGATTTTGGCGCTGGAGGCACTGACCCCCCATCCCCAGCGCGACGACGCATCGTCGCCTCCCCCCGACGCGATCGAGCTTCTGAAACGGATTCACCGCGACCATCCTCACGCCGGGGTTCACTCCGCTGCCGAATGGCTGCTCAACCGCTGGGGACAACAATCCTACCTCGATGCGTTCCTCCAAAGCCGCGCGGGGCGGAAGCCGGACGAACACTTCGATTGGATGGTCAACTCTGCCGGCATGACCATGATTCGGGTTCGCGTGCCTCGGGAACCGATCGAAGTGGGTCTGGCCCCCCCCGAATTGATTCTGGAGCGGCCTCGGGAAGAACGTTTGCGATACCTGACCCGCCGCCATCGCTTGGTTCTCCCCATTGACTTCGCTGTGTCGGCCCACGAGGTCCGTCTCCGCGAATACAGACGTTCTCTTGGCCAAGAGTCGGTCAACGACTCAAAACGGTCAGGGGACATCCCCGCCCAAAGCCTCTCTTTGACCGACGCGCTGCGGTTTTGCCAGTGGTTGAATCATTGCGAGTTGGCCGACCAGCCCAACGCGCTGCCGCCCTACCAAAGAGATAACCCAACCCCAAGAGATACCAATTTCAACGAGCCAGTTCTCGACGAACTGATTCTCGACGACCACTGGCGTGTCTTGGGCGGCTATCGCCCGTGGACCCGAGGCGAGGCGGAATACGCCACTCGCGCTGGCAGCACCGGCCTCACCTTTTTCGGCGACGACCTGAGTTTGGCCGATCGCTACGTCTGGTTCGCCGACAACACTGAGTTGCGGCCCAAACCCGTCGGCCTTAGTCGTCCCAACGCCTGGGGGTTATTTGACACCTTGGGCAATATGTCGGAATGGACCTTCACTCCCCGTGACGATGTCGATCTCAACCGCAGCCTGGGGCGGGATCCGCTTTGGGACGGACGCTCGATTCGACCCGACCACCCCTTCACCGATGAAACCCTCGTCGAGGTAATGGCCACCTCGTTCCGATCCAATCGGTCAGAACTTCGCTCCGGCTTGGTCTTTCAGGAAGGGTTTGGACGCCTCAGCGAGGCCATCGGCTTCCGAGTGGCGCGGGGATTACCCGAAGGACGTTGGTGA
- a CDS encoding type II secretion system F family protein gives MGRWAGRIDSNTLARFCRLWSQSLSGGVDLNRTLATLEQRFGQSGLGSALGAVRRSLQGGATLVEALEDSGAFDSFFVSLMRVAEARGGYAETLRELADHYEQRHRLIRTARGALIQPAIVLALAFLVTILVASLALPAFASLLTDLGDPNGLPWVSRALIALSDFMTVFGWWLIPAGVIGLVLLGRLWYATPPGKASLDALAARLPVFGGLARLIDKVRFARSLSVLLDGGLPPDQALELTAGTLNLTGSQRIVEDLRQAVLDGEEMSPVLRIRAEDWWGPELADVVENGEETGQLPEALARQAKVDEHDLEQRVKNLSTLVKPLITIALGLLVLFIVLAVVVPYISVLQNLAGGS, from the coding sequence ATGGGTCGCTGGGCGGGACGAATCGACTCCAACACCCTGGCGCGGTTTTGCCGACTCTGGTCCCAGTCGCTCTCCGGCGGCGTGGACTTGAACCGCACCCTAGCGACGCTTGAGCAACGCTTCGGCCAATCCGGCCTAGGATCGGCACTTGGCGCTGTGCGTCGTTCGCTCCAAGGCGGCGCGACCCTGGTCGAGGCGCTCGAAGACAGTGGAGCGTTCGACTCCTTCTTCGTGAGCCTCATGAGGGTAGCCGAAGCCCGCGGCGGTTACGCCGAGACGTTACGTGAGTTGGCTGACCATTACGAACAACGCCATCGCCTAATCCGAACTGCCCGCGGCGCGCTGATCCAGCCGGCGATCGTGCTGGCACTGGCCTTCCTGGTAACAATTCTGGTCGCTTCCCTGGCGTTGCCCGCGTTCGCCTCGCTCCTGACCGATCTGGGCGACCCCAACGGCTTACCCTGGGTCTCTCGCGCTTTGATCGCCCTCAGTGACTTCATGACCGTTTTCGGCTGGTGGCTGATCCCAGCTGGCGTGATCGGGTTGGTTTTGCTAGGGCGACTCTGGTACGCCACGCCGCCGGGCAAAGCCAGTCTCGACGCCCTGGCGGCGCGTCTGCCAGTCTTCGGCGGACTGGCGCGGTTGATCGACAAGGTGCGGTTTGCCCGTTCGCTCTCGGTTCTGCTCGACGGCGGCCTCCCTCCCGACCAGGCGCTGGAACTCACTGCGGGCACCCTCAATCTCACCGGCTCGCAGCGGATCGTGGAGGATCTCCGCCAAGCGGTTCTCGATGGCGAGGAGATGAGCCCGGTTCTGAGAATCCGAGCCGAAGACTGGTGGGGACCGGAACTGGCCGACGTGGTGGAAAACGGCGAAGAGACCGGGCAACTCCCCGAAGCGCTGGCGCGTCAAGCCAAGGTGGACGAACACGACCTGGAGCAGCGGGTCAAGAACCTCTCGACTTTGGTCAAGCCCCTGATCACCATCGCTTTAGGCCTCCTGGTCCTTTTCATCGTGCTGGCCGTGGTTGTTCCCTACATCTCCGTGCTTCAAAACCTAGCGGGTGGGAGTTGA
- a CDS encoding GTPase — MPANLTPQYHKAEEEYKRATQPREKLEKLREMFRLLPKHKGTEKIQAELKRKISQLMDDLESGGGKPGTGKGKAVHKIPHEGAGRVVLVGAPNAGKSALLAALTAAKPEIAPYPFTTRIPIPGMMATRGVKIQLIDTPAISRDVMEPWLPGLVRQADVVLLVASLADDDLIDGVEVTLERLAASKVHLVAQPPVDDEDETTHYLPTLLAATQCDAPDAEDRLALLKEWLSERLPILVVSATRGDGLELLKETIYNALGIIRVYTKTPGKPVDMTDPFTLPIGGTVHDLAERIHRDLANSLKYAKVWGTGVFDGQTVKRDHQLHDCDIVELHT; from the coding sequence ATGCCCGCCAACCTGACCCCCCAATACCACAAGGCCGAGGAGGAATACAAGCGCGCGACCCAGCCCCGTGAAAAACTGGAGAAGCTGCGTGAGATGTTCCGTTTATTGCCCAAGCACAAGGGGACGGAAAAGATTCAGGCGGAGCTCAAACGAAAGATCAGTCAGTTGATGGATGATCTCGAGTCGGGGGGTGGCAAGCCGGGGACGGGCAAAGGCAAGGCGGTACACAAAATCCCCCACGAGGGGGCGGGGCGGGTCGTGTTGGTGGGGGCACCCAACGCGGGCAAAAGCGCCTTGCTGGCGGCGCTGACGGCAGCCAAGCCCGAGATCGCTCCCTATCCCTTCACCACGCGGATTCCGATTCCAGGCATGATGGCCACGCGCGGGGTCAAAATTCAGCTCATCGATACGCCGGCCATTTCCCGCGACGTGATGGAGCCGTGGTTGCCCGGCCTCGTGCGTCAGGCCGATGTCGTGTTGCTGGTGGCTAGTCTGGCCGATGACGACCTGATCGACGGGGTGGAGGTCACTTTGGAGCGGCTCGCCGCCTCCAAGGTTCATCTGGTCGCCCAACCTCCGGTGGACGACGAGGACGAAACCACTCACTATCTACCCACCCTTCTGGCGGCCACCCAGTGCGACGCGCCCGACGCTGAGGACCGCCTGGCCCTTTTGAAGGAATGGTTGAGCGAACGCCTGCCGATCTTGGTCGTTTCGGCCACCAGGGGCGATGGTCTTGAATTGCTCAAAGAAACCATTTACAACGCTTTGGGGATCATCCGGGTTTACACCAAAACGCCCGGTAAACCGGTTGACATGACCGACCCCTTCACACTGCCCATCGGCGGGACAGTCCACGACCTGGCGGAACGCATTCACCGCGACCTTGCTAACTCCCTCAAGTACGCCAAGGTCTGGGGAACCGGCGTCTTCGACGGGCAAACCGTCAAACGCGACCACCAACTGCACGATTGCGACATCGTCGAACTTCATACATGA